A single Cannabis sativa cultivar Pink pepper isolate KNU-18-1 chromosome 7, ASM2916894v1, whole genome shotgun sequence DNA region contains:
- the LOC133039648 gene encoding secreted RxLR effector protein 161-like — protein sequence MKDVPYSNAVGSVMYLMVSTRPDLGFAMSVLSKYMANPGKVHWLAMKWVFRYLLGTTKVGLTYNRQKANTIIEGYSDSDYAGDRDNRRSTSAYFFLIGGNCVSWKVQLQPVVALSTTEAEYVATTEAIKEAIWLKGLMKELNLLKGVPIVYSTASSRIFLCKNPMFHDRTKHIEIKYHFIRDKVTQGEIDIEKVPTEDNPADMGTKIVTLNKFIHCMNLLRIDKGD from the coding sequence ATGAAGGATGTACCCTATTCTAATGCTGTAGGGTCTGTGATGTACTTAATGGTAAGTACTAGACCTGATCTGGGATTTGCTATGAGTGTACTTAGCAAATACATGGCTAATCCAGGAAAAGTTCACTGGTTAGCCATGAAATGGGTGTTCAGGTATCTACTTGGGACAACTAAGGTTGGATTAACCTACAATAGACAGAAAGCTAACACTATAATTGAAGGTTATAGTGACTCAGACTATGCAGGGGACAGGGACAATAGGAGATCTACATCTGCCTATTTCTTTCTAATTGGAGGTAACTGTGTAAGTTGGAAAGTTCAGCTTCAACCTGTTGTGGCACTATCAACTACAGAAGCTGAGTATGTGGCCACAACTGAAGCTATAAAGGAAGCTATATGGCTAAAAGGGCTAATGAAAGAACTTAATCTACTTAAAGGAGTACCCATCGTGTACTCGACAGCCAGTAGCCGCATATTTCTATGTAAGAACCCTATGTTCCATGACAGAACAAAACACATAGAAATTAAGTATCacttcatcagggacaaagtgACACAAGGAGAGATAGATATAGAGAAGGTGCCTACTGAGGATAACCCAGCAGACATGGGAACTAAAATTGTGACTCTTAACAAGTTCATACATTGCATGAACTTGTTAAGAATCGACAAAGGAGACTAA
- the LOC115698228 gene encoding dof zinc finger protein DOF5.1: MVFSSLPAYHDPANWQQQPNHPNIIPSSSSAGMSSGSHQLLPPPAAPTSLPLPPPPPPLQPHGGGGGAGSIRPGSMADRARMANIPMPETALKCPRCESANTKFCYFNNYSLSQPRHFCKTCRRYWTRGGALRNVPVGGGCRRNKRTKGSSGGGGGSSKSPVSSSDNNRHTGGSMTTSGSSGAVPSGNNDILGLAHQVPPGLRFMTPLHHQLTHHHDFVAAASSDHNLGFNYGGLNYGAMSGPMGGGADLNFHIGSSALSGPSNNSLLTGFEQWRMQQPPQFPFLASGLDPASAGLFESDGSGYQPRPKQSSSGITHQMASVKMEDNNHHHQQQHELNLSRQLMGNDQYWSGGGGGGANSGNNAWTTDPSGFSSSSTTSNQL, from the exons AtggttttttcttctcttccagCTTATCATGATCCAGCCAACTGGCAACAG CAACCAAATCATCCAAATATAATTCCCAGCAGTAGTAGTGCTGGCATGAGCAGTGGTTCTCATCAACTTCTACCACCACCAGCTGCGCCTACTTCGCTACCACTGCCACCGCCACCACCACCCTTGCAGCCTCATGGAGGAGGAGGTGGGGCCGGGTCGATCAGACCTGGTTCAATGGCTGATCGAGCAAGGATGGCCAACATTCCAATGCCGGAAACCGCATTAAAATGCCCTCGCTGCGAATCGGCCAACACAAAGTTTTGCTATTTTAACAACTACAGTCTCTCTCAGCCGAGACACTTTTGCAAGACCTGCAGGAGGTACTGGACCAGAGGTGGCGCCTTGAGAAACGTCCCCGTAGGAGGTGGTTGCCGGAGGAACAAGCGCACGAAAGGGAGTAGTGGCGGCGGAGGAGGCTCCTCCAAGTCCCCAGTAAGCAGCTCCGATAATAATCGACACACTGGAGGAAGTATGACTACCTCCGGTTCTTCTGGCGCAGTACCCTCTGGTAATAATGACATATTAGGCTTGGCCCACCAAGTCCCTCCGGGGCTCCGTTTCATGACCCCTTTACATCATCAGCTCACTCATCATCACGACTTCGTCGCCGCCGCCAGCAGTGATCATAATTTGGGTTTCAACTACGGAGGCCTCAACTACGGCGCTATGTCAGGACCAATGGGAGGAGGAGCAGACTTGAATTTTCATATCGGCAGCTCAGCTTTAAGCGGGCCGAGTAATAATTCGCTCTTAACTGGATTCGAACAATGGCGTATGCAACAACCTCCGCAGTTTCCGTTCTTGGCCTCCGGGTTGGATCCAGCTTCTGCGGGTTTGTTCGAGAGCGACGGGTCGGGTTATCAGCCACGGCCAAAGCAGTCGAGTTCCGGAattactcatcagatggcttcGGTAAAAATGGAAGACAATAACCATCATCATCAGCAGCAGCATGAGCTTAATTTATCAAGGCAGTTAATGGGAAACGATCAGTACTGGAGTGGCGGAGGTGGGGGTGGTGCTAATTCTGGTAACAATGCTTGGACGACGGATCCTTCTGGATTTAGTTCGTCTTCCACAACTAGCAATCAACTGTGA
- the LOC115696844 gene encoding transcription factor-like protein DPA, translating to MDQSHQVSANLPTDHTPIKKHNAEKKKRPCKIIGGGLRQFSTIVCKKLEAKGRATYGEVADEIIAEFGGAVKESPVSLDEFDEKNIRRRVYDALNVLMALDIITRDKKEIQWKGLPSQDVKALEELKATRMKLVNRIGKKTAYLNDLKDQVEGFQHLISRNKQLLNRESSPLEAFSLPFLLVQTSSHATVEIEISEDMQLVHFDFNSTPFSLHDDAYILKLLRRHQLPAESRDISSSSSAVSSSSSALACGGTKPFYWNSEAHT from the exons ATGGATCAAAGTCACCAAGTCAGTGCTAATCTTCCAACTGATCATACACCTATCAAAAAACACAATgctgagaagaagaagaggcctTGCAAGATCATCGGTGGTGGTCTAAGACAGTTCAGTACTATAG TTTGTAAGAAGTTGGAGGCTAAAGGAAGAGCCACCTATGGTGAG GTTGCTGATGAAATTATTGCAGAGTTTGGTGGAGCTGTTAAGGAATCACCGGTGTCTTTAGATGAG TTTGATGAGAAGAATATAAGGCGGCGTGTGTATGATGCTCTAAATGTTCTTATGGCACTGGATATCATCACTAGAGACAAAAAAGAAATTCAGTGGAAGGGGCTTCCAAGCCAAGATGTTAAGGCACTGGAAGAGCTCAAG GCAACACGAATGAAACTGGTGAATAGAATCGGAAAGAAAACTGCCTATTTGAATGATTTAAAAGATCAA GTTGAAGGTTTTCAACATTTGATATCGCGAAATAAGCAGTTGCTCAACCGGGAGAGTTCTCCTCTGGAAGCATTTTCATTGCCATTTTTACTGGTTCAA ACAAGCTCCCATGCGACGGTTGAGATTGAGATTTCAGAAGACATGCAATTGGTCCACTTTGACTTTAACAG TACACCCTTCTCCTTGCATGACGATGCTTACATTCTAAAGTTGCTAAGACGCCACCAACTGCCAGCAGAAAGCAGAGATATTTCAAGTTCATCGTCGGCTGTCTCGTCTTCAAGCTCTGCTCTTGCATGTGGAGGCACCAAGCCATTTTATTGGAACTCTGAAGCACACACATAA
- the LOC115696548 gene encoding uncharacterized protein LOC115696548: protein MNSYPGSSSYLSSSSSSDEEYYDDIEMQEVGQITANNNFCIAQHQKNQSSRRGSIPGHIVINRDRENADCNLFNDYFAENPRFTDLMFRRRFRMGRPLFLRILDAIQRHDNYFLQRRDRMGKLGLSGLQKVTVVFRMLAYGMPADATDEYIKIGESTTLESLKRFCRAVVEVFGAHYLRSPNAHDVARLLHIGERRGFPRMLGSLDCMHWKWKNCPTAWGGQYAGRSGSPTIILEAVADYDLWIWDAYFGLPGSNNDINVLEASHLFANLAEGIAPPANYVIKGKEYNMGYYLADGIYSKWSTLVQTIHDPRGPKKKLFAMEQEAYRKDVERAFGVLQSRFAIIDGPTRLWNKTVLHDIMTSCIIMHNMIIEDERDLNAPIEERVEVPSPEVEMVEDDNARFQEFLARHRKLKIKMLTLSFEMH from the coding sequence atgaattcttaTCCTGGTAGTTCATCTTATTTATCATCATCGTCTTCTTCAGATGAAGAATATTATGATGATATAGAAATGCAAGAGGTAGGTCAAATCACTGCTAACAATAATTTTTGTATCGCTCAACACCAAAAAAATCAAAGCTCACGTCGGGGCTCGATTCCTGGTCATATAGTTATTAACCGTGACCGGGAAAATGCTGATTGTAATCTTTTCAACGACTATTTTGCAGAGAATCCTCGATTTACCGATTTGATGTTTCGCCGAAGATTTCGAATGGGTCGTCCTTTATTCCTTCGTATTTTGGATGCTATACAAAGACATGACAATTACTTTCTCCAGCGAAGGGATAGAATGGGAAAACTCGGGTTATCAGGCTTGCAAAAAGTTACAGTTGTATTTCGTATGCTAGCATACGGTATGCCGGCAGATGCTACCGATGAATACATCAAAATAGGAGAATCTACAACTTTAGAAAGCTTGAAGCGATTTTGTCGTGCTGTTGTTGAGGTGTTTGGAGCCCACTATCTCCGATCACCCAACGCTCATGATGTTGCAAGACTACTCCACATTGGTGAACGTCGAGGTTTTCCAAGAATGTTGGGAAGTTTGGATTGTATGCATTGGAAATGGAAAAATTGTCCAACTGCTTGGGGAGGACAATATGCCGGTCGTAGTGGGTCCCCGACTATTATTCTTGAAGCAGTAGCTGACTATGATCTCTGGATATGGGATGCATATTTTGGCTTACCAGGATCTAATAATGATATTAATGTGTTAGAGGCATCCCATCTTTTTGCTAATCTGGCTGAAGGTATTGCTCCACCCGCTAATTATGTTATTAAaggaaaagagtacaatatggGTTATTATTTAGCCGATGGTATATATTCAAAATGGTCCACTCTTGTTCAAACTATCCATGATCCACGTGGTCCTAAAAAGAAACTATTTGCTATGGAACAAGAAGCATATAGAAAAGATGTTGAACGTGCATTTGGAGTATTGCAATCTAGATTTGCAATTATTGATGGACCGACACGTCTTTGGAATAAAACGGTTTTACATGATATAATGACTTCATGTATTATTATGCATAATATGATAATAGAAGATGAACGTGATCTAAATGCACCAATTGAAGAGCGTGTCGAAGTGCCAAGTCCAGAAGTTGAGATGGTAGAAGATGATAATGCTCGGTTTCAAGAATTTCTTGCCAGACATAGAAAATTAAAGATAAAGATGCTCACATTGAGCTTCGAAATGCATTAA